The stretch of DNA GCTGTTGCTCTCGATGGCCGCCACGTACTTCGTCTGCATATCCTCGAACGTGAAGTACTCGACGGTGACGCTCGCCCCGTTCTTCTGCGCCCAGCGCTGGGTGCTCGCCTCGATGGCCTTGTTGGTGGGCTCCACGTACGTCTTGAGGATCCAGAGGCGGAGGCTCGTGCCCTTCTTCACGGCGGGCGCGGCCGGCCGCGGCAACGTCAGCAGGGCGGTGCTGCCGACGGCCCCGGCGAGAAGTGAGCGGCGGCTGATGCGCTGATCGAGCATGGTGTGTCCCCCTTGACCGTCGTTGATCCGGACGCGGCTTCGACTGTCGGTCACCGTCGGGGCTCTGTCAAGCATTCCGTGCCCGTGCTACCCTCTTCGCATGCTCTCGCCCGCGCACATCGCCCGCTATCGTGACCAGGGTTACCTCGTCGTCCCCGACGTGCTCGACGCGCCCACCCTCGCGACGGTTCGCGCCGAGATGGCGCGCATTCTCGAGGGCGCGCGGGCGGTGACCACGCACACCGACATGTACGACCTCGAGCCCGGGCACCGCGCGGACGACCCGCGCGTGCGCCGCGTGAAGACGCCGCATCGCTTCTTCCCGCTCTTCGAGCGGCTGATGCGGCATCCGACCCTGGTGGCGATCCTCGGTGATCTGCTCGGGTCCGCGGTGCGGCTGCACGGCTCCAAGATCAATCTCAAGTCGCCGCGCTACGGATCGCCGGTGGAGTGGCACCAGGACTGGGCGTTCTATCCGCACACCAACGACGACCTGCTCGCGGTGGGCGTGATGCTCGACGATTGCACGAGCGACAACGGCCCGCTCCTGGTGGTGCCGGGCAGCCACCGCGGCCCCACGTTCGATCACCACGCCGACGGCTACTTCTGCGGGGCCATCGATCCCGCGGCGATCCGTGACCTGATCGCCCGGGCGGTGCCGCTGACCGGACGGGCGGGCGCCATGAGCTTCCACCACGTGCGGCTCGTGCACGGCTCGGCCCAGAACGTCTCGAGCCTGCCCCGCACGCTGCTGCTCTACGAGTATGGCGCCGCGGATGCGTGGCCGCTGATGGGAGTGTCCGACCTGGCCGACTTCGACGGGCGTCTGATCACGGGCGAGCCCACCGTCGAGGCGCGGGTGACGGCGGCCCCGGTGCGGATGCCGCTGCCGCCGGCGCGGCACCAGGGCTCGATCTACGAGAACCAGGCCGACGCCTCGCGGCGCTACTTCCAGCTCGAGGAGCCGTCGCCCAGCCCGCGCACCTGAGGGCCAGCGCTTCGCGGGCCGGACCTGGCGCCGAAGCCGGCCGCCGCGAGCGAGCGTCTACTGGCGCCAGACCCCCGCGTCCTGGGGCGGGGCGACGCGCAGCCGCCGCTTCAGCTCGACGATCGCGAAGAAGATCTGGATGCGCAGGCGCGTCCCCAGCGAGGGACGCCAGTTGCCGGCCAGGGCCGAGAGCACCGCCTCGTAGAGGCCGAACCGGCGCGAGCGCCGGAAGAGCAGCCGGCGGAAGTACGGATCGTAGAAGCCCACCACGAAGCGCCGGAAGTAGTGATACCGCCGCCGAACGATGCGCTCGTAGTCGGCGAAGCGGCGCGCAGAGAGATCGCCGGCGCGCAGCCCCGCGTCGATGGCCTCGCCGGCCTCGAGGCCCCCCTGCATGGCCATCAGCACGCCGGTCGAGAAGATCGGGTCGAGGAAGCAGCTGGCGTCGCCCACCGCCACCCAGCGGTCGCCCGCGATCGTGCGCGCGAGATACGAGTAGTCCGCGTCGTACCGGGAGGGCGAGACCCGCCGCGCATCCTTCAGCAGCCCGGGCGCGGCGGGTGTGCTGGCCAGGTAGTGGTCCAGGCTCTCGTCCGGCGTGGCCTTCGACTCCCGACGGTGGAGCGCCTGCGGCACCACCGCTCCCACGCTGGTGACGGTCTCCGAGATCGGGATCAGCCAGATCCAGCCGACGTCGGTGCGGGTCAGCACGCGGATGTCGCCGGCGGCGCGGCCGTCGGGGCGCGGGATGCCCTCGTACTGGGCGTGGACGGCGACGTGCTGCAGCAGCGGATCGGTGTCGTACCCGCCGACCTTGCGGGACAGGAAGCCGGCGCGCCCGGAGGCGTCCACCACGATGGCGACCCGCGCGGTCTGCTCGACGCCGTCGGACGAGGCGTAACGAAGGGTCACGCCGTCGGGCTCGAAGGCCGCGTCGAGCGCCCGATGGCCCTCGCGCACGACCACGCCGCACCGCTCGGCGTGACGGAGCAGCACCTCGTCGAACCGGGCGCGGGGGACCTGGTAGGTCTGCGGCATGGGCGTCTCCCACGCGGCGGTGAAGTCCACGTAGGCGGCGGGGCTGCCGTCGATCTCCCAGAAGCTGGCGCCCCACTTCTCCACGAAGCCGGCCTTGGCCACCGCCTCGTGCGCCCCCAGCTCGTCGAGCACGCCGTTGATCCACGGCAGCTGCGACTCGCCGATGTGGAAGCGCGGAAAGCGGTCGCGCTCCAGCAGGAGCACGCGGCGTCCCCGCCGGGCCAGCGCGGTCGCGGCGCTGGAGCCGCCGGGCCCGCCGCCGATCACCGCCACGTCGAAGTCGGTGGCCATGGTGGCCCTCAGGATACTCCTTGACGCCGGCGCGCTTCCGGCGGATTCTCGGCCGCGCCATGAAGTTCGACATCGGCATCCTCGCGAGCCAGCCCCTGCCCGTCATCGTCGAGCAGGTCCGTCTGGCCGAGTCGCTCGGCTTCGACACGGCCTGGATCGCCGACACCCACCTGGTCTGCCGGGAGCTGTGGGTCATCCTGACCGCGTGCGCCGCGGCGACCTCGCGCATCCGGCTGGGACCCGGCATCACGGTGCCCCACACCCGCCACATCTCGGTGACGGCCAGCGCCATCGCCACGCTGCACGAGCTGGCGCCGCGGCGGCTCGTGCTCGGGATCGGCACCGGCGGCAGCGCGGCCGAGACGATGGGCCTGTCCGTGGCGAAGGTGGCGCGCATCGCCACGCTCGAGTCCATGGCCCGCTCGCTGAAGGCGCTGCTCGGGGGCGGGTCCATGCGCCTCGACACGGGCGCGGAGGCGCGACTGGCCTGGCTCGCCGGTCCGGTCCACGTCCCCCTCTACCTGGCCGGCTCCGGCCCGCGCATGCTGGACACGGCGGGGCGGCTGGGCGACGGCGCGATCATGTACTCGGGAGTGGCGCCCTGGCTGCTCGAGGCGGCGCTCGGGTGCGTGGCATCCGGCGCACGCGCCGCCGGGCGCACACCGACCGATCTCGACGTGGCGATCTGGGCGCCGACCTCGATCGACCGCGACCGCGCGCTCGCCCGCGATCACGTGCGCGGGCGCGTCGCCTCCGCGCTGCGCCACGCGTTTCCCGTCACGTGGAGCGCGGAGGATCAAGCGGTGATCGACCGGGTGCGCGCGGCCTACGACTCCTACCAGCACGCCAGCGCGGGCTCGCAGCACCGGCTGCTGGTCAGCGACCGCTTCGTGGATCTGATGGCCCTCGCGGGCAGCCCCGACGAGGTGCGCGAGCAGGTGCGGCGGGTGATGGCAGTGCCCGGGATCGGGCGGATCATCCTGCTGCCCCAGGTGCCGGGGCAGGCGTTCGTGCCGCGCGAGCAGGTGCTGCGCCTCTTCGCCGACGAGGTGATGGCGAAGCTCTGAGCCGGCGCCTCAGCGGCTGCGCGCGCCCCAGAGGCCCTTCACGGTGAGCCCCTCGAAATAGTGCCCGTAGACGTGCAGCAGCGACGTCTGCAGCAGCACCCAGCCCCGGCTGCGGCCGCCGGCCCAGAACTCGGTGAGCCACGCGGCGGACGGATCCACCGCTCCTTCGGACGTGCACACGCGCTCGACCCGATCGGCCGGCACGATCGTCTCGAGATCGGTCGCGCGCAGCATGGGGACGCGGTCCAGGGTGGTCCGCGTCACCGCACGGCAGTAGCCGCGGAGGCCGTCGAGGTCGATCCGCGCGGAGAAGTCGTCCACCTGCGCGTCGGTCATGCCGGTGCCGACGTCACGCCGCGCGACCGCCAGGCGGTCGAGCCAGCCCGCGTCGAGCACCTGGGGCCGGTCGGCCAGGAAGCGGTTGACGCAGACGTCCTCGATCCGCATCGCGTGCCACAGCAGCCACGCTACGGGGTTGACGCCGGGCACCGGACGGCCGCGGAGGTGGGCCTCGGTCAGCGTATCGGTCAGGTCGTCGACCAGGAAGCCGTGGAGGGTCTCGTAGCGGAGCAGCCAGAAATCGACCGCGTCCATCGGCGCGCTCAGCGAAGAGACTGCCGATCGAGATCGAGCGCGCGCTCGGCCAGTCCCGCGAGCATGCGCCACGCCGCTTCGTGGTTGCGCGAGCCCTCGATGTCGTCGGCGAAGGTGTCGAGGCAGACGTACGAGGCGCCCAGCTTCTGCAGGGCGTCCAGGTCGCGGCGCACCTGGTCGAGCGTGCCTTCGCCGGCCAGCCGCCTCTCCTCGGGCATCGCCTGGTCGGTGATGCGCAGGCGGATGCGCGGGCAGAGGGCGGGCACGGGCTTGCCCTCCTGGTCGGCGATCGCGCGGAGCTTCGGCATGCCCTCGTCGCGCAGGTAGGCGATGCGGCTGCGGATGGGATGCCAGGCATCGCCGTGCCGGACGGTGCGACGGAGCGCCGCGTCGCTGCTGCCGCCCACCCAGATCGGCGGGTGCGGCTTCCGGAGCGGGCGCGGCGCGGTGTAGACGTCCTTGAACGACACGAAACGGCCCTGGTAGCTGGCCACGTCCTGCGTCCACGCCGCCTTGAGCGCGCCCACGTAGTCGTCGGTCATCGCGCCGCGCCGCTCGAAGGGCAGGCCGAGGACCTCGAACTCCTGGCGGGCCCAGCCGACCCCGATGCCGAAGATGAGGCGGCCGCCGCTCAGCCGGTCCAGGTTCGCGGCCATCCGCGCGGTCTCGAGCGGATGCCGGTAGGGCAGCACGATCACCGTGAAGCCCAGCTCCACCCGGCGGGTCATGCCGGCCAGCCAGCCGAGCGTGGTGAACGGATCGTAGAAGGGTGCCGGGTAGCGCCCCTGCACGTCGGGCGTGATCGCCACGTGATCGCCCAGCATCATGAAGTGATAGCCGATGTTCTCGGCGAAGGCGGCCCAGCGCGACAGCGACTCCGGGCTGGCGCCCGGCCCGAAGCTGATCAAGTTGACGCCGAACTTCATCGCGACGGGCTCGTCTCCATGCGGCGCTCGGCCGCGCGGGTGCTGGGGCCGAGGAACTCGATCATGTTGCCGTCCGGATCCTTCACGAAGAGCTGGCGCAGGCCGGTGGGTCCCGAGATCACGTCGCGGCACGTGAGGCCACGCTCCTCGATGCGCTTCGCGGTGGCGTCGGCATCGTCGGTCCAGAGGGCGAAGTGCGGGTAGCGAGCCACGATCTTCTCGCGCTCGGCCGCGTCGCGCACGAGCTGGTCGTTCAGGATGATGTGCAGCTGGAGGTCGCCGCCCAGGCTGTACCAGATCCCCGGGAAGTCGAAGGCCGGGCGCGGGATCTCGGGGAAGCCGAGCACCCCGGTATAGAAGTCGCGGGCCTTGGCGACGTCGGTGACGGTGACGCTCACGTGGCTCAGGATCTTGAAGATCTGGCTCATGTCGGATCTCCTCCGTCGTAGCGCTCGCGGCGGGTGATGCCGCGCTGAAAGGCGAGGTAGCCCTCGCGGGTCATGGCCGGCCTCGGGCCCGCCAGCACCTCGCGCGCCCCCGCGGCGCCGTCGGCCAGCAGGTCGACCGCCATCGCGGCCAGGGCCTTGGCCGGCTGCACGTAGCCCAGGTCGGGGTCGACGATGGCGAAGTCGGCGGAGTGGCCCGGGCCCCGCGCCCCGCCCATATAAGGATGCAGCACCGGCATCACCTGGCTCAGGTCGCCCATGTCGGTGGAGCCGGAGCGATGCGGGATGTCATGATAGTGGGCGTCGCCCACCAGCCCGCGGGCGGTGGCCTCGAAGAATCGGGCCATGGTGCGGTCGCAGTGGAGCGGCATCGGCCCGGGCAGCGTGTCGATCTCCACCTGCGCGCCCATCGCGAGCGCGCCCGCGCGCAGCGCGCGGTCGACCCGCCGGCTCGCGTCGGCGACGCCCTCGACGGTCTTGCCGCGCACGTACATCTCGAGCCGCGCCTCGCCGGGGATCACGTTCACCTGCGAGCCGCCGTGGGTGAGGATCGGGTGCACGCGGATCGAGTCCTCGTCGCGGAAGGTCTCGCGGACCGCGTTGATGGCGGTCAGGGCGATCTGCGCGGCGTAGAGCGCGTTGACGCCCAGGTGCGGCGCGCCGCCCGCGTGCGCGGCGCGCCCGATGAAGCGGGCGGTCTTGCCGACGCGGCCGTTGTTGGAGGCGGGCACGCCCGCCTTGCCGTCGTCGGCGCGCCAGTTGGTGTGGATCATCATGGCCAGGTCCACGTCGTCGAAGTGGCCGAGCCGCATCAGCTCCTGCTTGCCGCACGGGAACTCGAGCCGGCCCGCCGCGATCTGCCCCTGCCGCCACTCGATGTCGCCGCCCTCCTCGGCGGGCACCGCGAAGAACGCGAGCGTGCCGGTGAGATGATCGAGCGCGCCCGACTCGAGCAGGCCCATCGCGGCGCCCAGCATGCCCGCAATCTGCGCGTTGTGGCCGCAGGCATGCGCGGCGCCGGTCCGGGGATCGGCCTCGGGATGCCCGGTGACGCGCAACCCGTCCAGCTCGCCGATGATCGCGAAGGTGGGCCCGGCACCGCCGCGACCGGATGCGTCGGCTCGGACCCCGGTCATCGCGAGGCCCGTTCTGGGCGTGAGCCCCAGCCGGCCGAGCGTCTCCTGCACGAGCCCGGCCGTCTTCACTTCCTTGAACCCCATCTCCGGCTGCTTCCGGATCCGCTCACCGATGCCGACGATCTCCCCGGCCCGACGATCGATGGCCGCGAAGACCTGCCGCTTCAGCTCGTCCCGGGACATGGCGAGAGGATGCTAGCCGATTACGCGACGGCAGGCCAGCACCAGCGGAAGCCGACCGGCGTGCTCAGCGGCCGGCCGCGATGTGATCAGCCGCGACGCGACGCGATGGTCCGGGCCGCCGATTATCGAGACGGCGGCGGAGGCGGCGGCGGACCTGGCGGAGGCGGAGGCGTCCCGGGGGGAACCGTCGTGGCAGCCGGCGGCGGAGGCGGCGGTGGTGGCGGAGGCGAATACGTCGGCTGTTGCGCTTGCGAGCCGCGGGCCACCGGCACCTGGTTGCCCTTGGCGTACATGCACTGCACGTACGCCTGATCGTAGCGGCCCTGGAGCGACCCCGCATAGGCGTCGCCACGGCTGGCGCCCACCGCGCTGCCCCCCAGGAGCCCCGCGCCCGCGCCGGCGGCGGCACCGAGGGCCGGGTTGCCGGCGGCCGCTCCGAGGGCGGCGCCCGCGGCAGCGCCGATCAGCGTGCCGATCGCAGCGCCCTGCACGGTGCTGCCCGCCGCCGCCTGATCGTTGGTCGTTCCGGTCTGCTGCCCCGCCCACTGACGGCAGAGGCCGTCGTCCATCTGGAACTGCTCGAAGTTCTTGCTGCTGCCGGGGAGCACCATGACGCTCGGCCCGCTCGGGATGGTCGCGCAGCCGCTCACCGCCAGCGCGATGACGAGCGCGGCCGCGACGACACCGCGAGACGGCAGGGCACGCGTCATTACCGCCGCTCCGGGACCTTCACCCACTCCTCGGCGCAGGACGGCACGCTCGGATAGTAGGCCTTCGCGCTCGGGCAGTAGTACCAGTAGGCGGTGGCCGCGGGAGGTGCGGGCGGCGCCGGCGGCGGATTGTCGGCGGGAGCCGGCGGACGCTCGACGTAGACCGGCGGCGGCTGCACCACCACGGTCGGCGGCGGGTAGTAGTAGTACGGCGGCGGGTAGTACCACGGATATCCCCAGCCCCAGTAGGGGCCAACACCCACGAAGACGCCGCCGTGCCAGCGACCACCCGTGTACCCGGGCGTGGCCGTGACCGCGAGGACCGCGAGGACCAGCACCAGGGCCAACGCGAGCTTTTTCATCTCCGCCTCACTCTGACGCGCGGGCCGTCACGTTTGTTTACCGCCCTCCCAGGATATCGCCGGGAGGGAATCTATACCATCTGCTACGATGATTTTACGATGCCGACGATGCGACGGATCTGCGCGGGATTGCTGGCGTTGATGCTTCTGCTGGGCGGTGCGGCGCCGGGCCTGGCGGGCACGGCCGCGCCGCCCGCCCCGGCCGCTCCGCCGCCGCCCGCGCCGCCCGCTCCGGAGGCGGCGCCGGCCCCCGCCGACGCCCATGCGCAAGCCGAGACGCCCGAGGCGACGCCGCCCCGGATCAGCTATCTGCACGGCGAGGTCTCGTTCTGGCGGCCCGGCGCCCACGACTGGGTGCCGGCCACCCTCAACATGCCGCTGGCCCCCGGCGACGTCCTCTATGCGGGACCGGCCGGCAACGTGGAGGTCCAGATCGGGCCTCGCGCCTTCGCGCGCGCCGCGTACGGCGCGCAGCTGGGTCTCGACAACCAGGAGCCCGACTTCGTGCAGCTGCGCGCGACCTCGGGTTACGTATCGGTGGACCTGCGCGAGCTCCCGTCCGGCCACGCGGTGGAGCTGGACACTCCGGGCGCCGCGTTCACCATGGACCGCGCCGGCTACTACCACGCCGAGGTCGGCACCGACGCGACGACGTTCCGCACGCACCGCGGCGGGATCGCGACGATGACGCCGTCGGGCGGCACCGCCCAGCCGGTGGCCGGCAACCAGCAGGCGACGATTGCCAGCGGCGGCACCGACGAGGCGGCCGCGCCGCGCGTGGAGATGACGGTCGCGGCACCGCTCAGCACGTGGGATCGCTGGAACTACCAGCGCAGCGACTATCTCGTCCAGCCGGCCAGCGCCCGGCACCTCTCCCCGGGCGTCTACGGCGCCGAGGCTCTCGACCGGAGCGGCACGTGGCGCACGGTGGAGACGTACGGCAGCGTCTGGGTGCCCGCGGGTGTGCCGGCGGGATGGTCGCCCTACACCACCGGCCGCTGGATCTGGGATCCGCGCTTCGGCTGGACGTGGCTCGACGACGCGCCGTGGGGCTGGGCGCCGTATCACTACGGACGCTGGGTCCACCTCGGCCCCGAATGGGCGTGGGCGCCCGGGCCGGTCATCGTGCGGCCCGCCTACTCGCCGGCGCTCGTCGTGTTCCTGGGCGGCCCGGTCGTCGTGGGCCGGCCGCTCTACTGGGCGCCGCTCGGATGGGGCGAGCCGGTCATTCGCTGGTGGGGACCGCCGCGCGTGGTGGGCGTGGCGTGGTGGGGCGGCTGGGGCGGCCCGCGCGTGGTCAACAACGTCGTGGTCAACCGCACGACCACGGTCAACGTCACCCACATCACCACGTATCGCAATGTCACCGTGACCAACGCGGTGGTGGGCGTGCCCGCGGAGCGCTTCGGCCAGGGCAGCGCGCGCCCGACCCGCGTGGCGGATGCGGAAGCGCGCCGGCTCGCGCCGGTGGCGGGCGCCCCCGAGGTACGGCCGGTCGCGGCCAGCCTCGCGCCGGCGCGCGGAGCCGCCACGGCCGCCCGGCCACCCGAAGCGGCACGCTCGCGCCCGGTCGTCGCCACCCGCGCGCCCCAGGACCCCGCGCCGACGCTGCGCGCTCAGGGCCTGCCCGCGACGCCGGCCGCGACGTCACCACCGAAGCCGCGCATCGTGCCGGCGCCGGCGCGCGCGGCGACTCCGCCGGCCCCGACCGCGGCGACCGCGCCGCCCCCGCGCGGGGCAACCGCTCCCGGCCGGGCCGCACCCGACAGTGGCCAGCCGCCCGATCGCGGCGCGGCCACCCGCGGCCCGCGCTCCACGGGCGCGCACAGCGACGCGGTGCCGTCACCGACGCCGTCGCTGCGCCGCCAGGCGCCGCCCCCGGCGCCGCCCGCCCCGAGCGCGCAGGGCGCGCCGGTGCCGCAAGCGGAGCGTCCGCGCGGCGAATCACCGCGGCGTGGAGGCGGCAACGAGCGCGGTCACGATCGAAGCGGCGAGCGCAGTCAGGACAAGGGCGGTCAGCCGCGCGGAGATCGCGAGCGCTAGTTTTCGGCTTGCCCTCCCTGCCCGCGGGCGTCACACTCGGGGCCCCAGGGAGGAACCCATGAGCCTCGCGGCCGCCATCCCCATCATCTCCGCCGATTCGCACGTCACCGAGCCGCCCGACACGTATCTGGCCCGGATCGACCGACGCTTCAAGGACCGAGCCCCCCGCCTCGTGCACGACGACAAGCGCGGAGATCTGTTCGTCATCGACGGACTCGACAAGCCCATCCCGATGGGCCTGGTGGCGGCCGCCGGGAAGCCGGCCGAGGAGCTCACGATGTTCGGGGCCCGCTTCGAGGACCTGCACCGCGGCGGCTGGGATCCGCAGGCGCGGCTCGCCGACCAGGCCCGCGACGGCGTCAGCGCCGAGGTGATCTACCCCACCGTCGGGATGATGCTCTGCAACCACCCCGACTTCGACTACAAGCAGGCCTGCTTCGACGCCTACAACCTGTGGATCGCCGAGTACTGCGGAGCGCACCCCGACCGCCTCCTGGGCATCGGGCAGACCGCGATGCGATCCGTGGAAGACGGCATTCGCGACCTCCGCCGTATCCGGGAGCTCGGCCTTCGTGGGGTCATGCTGCCGGGAAACCCGGCGGTGGCCGACTATCACGACCCGGTATACGCGCCGTTCTACGAGGCGGCCATCGACCTCGGGCTGCCACTGTCCTTCCACATCCTCACGAGCCAGCAGGACAACTTCAAGACGCGCGGGCCGAAGCTCAACGCGTTCATGTCCATCATCCGCGGCTGCCAGGACCTGGTCGGGGCGTTCGTCTTCGGCGGCGTGTTCGAGCGTCACCCGCGGCTGCGGCTCGTGTGCGTGGAGGCCGACGCGGGCTGGGTGCCCCACTTCATGTACCGCATGGACCACGCCTACGACCGGCATCGCTATTGGCTGCCGCCGTCGGGGACGCTCACCAAGATGCCCAGCGAGTACTTCCGCGAGCACGTCTACACCACCTTCCAGGACGACTGGGTGGCCTTCCAGGTCAAGGACCTGTGCAACGTGCGCCGGCTGCTCTGGGCCAACGACTTCCCGCACAGCGATTCGACCTGGCCGCGCTCGCAGGAGCTACTGGCCAAGCACGCGGCCCATCTCACCCCGGAGGAGCTCCGCTGGGTGCTCCACGACAACGTGGCCGAGCTGTACGGCCTCCCGGCGGCCTGAGCGATGGCCTTCGATCTCGTCGTCCGGGGCGGCACCATCGTCGACGGCACGGGCCGTCCGGGCGTGCGCGGCGACGTCGGGATCCGGGGAGGGCAGATCGCCGCTCTCGGCGAGGTGAAGGGCCGCGCCGCGCAGACGGTGGACGCGGGCGGGCTGGTGGTCGCGCCCGGCTTCGTGGACGTCCACACCCACTACGACGCGCAGGTGATGTGGGATCGCATGCTCACGATCTCGCCCTGGCACGGCGTGACCACGGTGGTGATGGGCAACTGCGGCTTCGGCGTCGCGCCGACGCGGCCCGACCACCGCGGGCTCATCATGCGCACGCTCGAGAAGGTCGAGGGCATGAGCCTCGACGCCCTGGAGGCGGGGCTCGGCCAGGCGTGGCCGTTCGAGACGTTCCCCGAGTACCTCGACGCGGTCGAGCGGCGCGGCACCGCGCTCAACGTCGCGGTCCTCCTCGGCCACACCCCGCTGCGGCTCTACGTCATGGGGGAGGACGCGACCGAGCGCCCCGCGACTCCGGACGAGATCGCGCGGATGCGGGCCATCGTGCGCGAGGCCATCGACGCGGGCGCCATCGGCTTCGCGACCTCGAAAGCGTCGACCCACATCGGCTACGCCGGCAAGCCGGTGCCGAGCCGCGCGGCCGCCTTCGCCGAGGTCGAGGCGCTGGCCGGCGCCCTCGGCGAGGCGGGCCGCGGCATTCTCCAGGCCACCGTGGGCCGCGAGCTCTTCTTCAAGGAGTTCGAGACGCTCGCCCGGGCCACCGGCCGGCCCGTCACCTGGACCGCGCTGCTGGCCGGCATGATGGGGCCCGGCTCCCACCGCGAGCTGCTCGAGAAATCCCGGGCACTGGTCAAGCAGGGCCTCCAGGTGGTGCCGCAGGTCACGTGCCGCACCCTGAACTTCGAGTTCCAGCTCAAGGAGCCGTTCATCTTCGAGAGCATGTCGGTGTT from Candidatus Methylomirabilota bacterium encodes:
- a CDS encoding glycine zipper family protein; its protein translation is MTRALPSRGVVAAALVIALAVSGCATIPSGPSVMVLPGSSKNFEQFQMDDGLCRQWAGQQTGTTNDQAAAGSTVQGAAIGTLIGAAAGAALGAAAGNPALGAAAGAGAGLLGGSAVGASRGDAYAGSLQGRYDQAYVQCMYAKGNQVPVARGSQAQQPTYSPPPPPPPPPPAATTVPPGTPPPPPGPPPPPPPSR
- a CDS encoding LLM class flavin-dependent oxidoreductase; translated protein: MTPARFRRILGRAMKFDIGILASQPLPVIVEQVRLAESLGFDTAWIADTHLVCRELWVILTACAAATSRIRLGPGITVPHTRHISVTASAIATLHELAPRRLVLGIGTGGSAAETMGLSVAKVARIATLESMARSLKALLGGGSMRLDTGAEARLAWLAGPVHVPLYLAGSGPRMLDTAGRLGDGAIMYSGVAPWLLEAALGCVASGARAAGRTPTDLDVAIWAPTSIDRDRALARDHVRGRVASALRHAFPVTWSAEDQAVIDRVRAAYDSYQHASAGSQHRLLVSDRFVDLMALAGSPDEVREQVRRVMAVPGIGRIILLPQVPGQAFVPREQVLRLFADEVMAKL
- a CDS encoding VOC family protein, translating into MSQIFKILSHVSVTVTDVAKARDFYTGVLGFPEIPRPAFDFPGIWYSLGGDLQLHIILNDQLVRDAAEREKIVARYPHFALWTDDADATAKRIEERGLTCRDVISGPTGLRQLFVKDPDGNMIEFLGPSTRAAERRMETSPSR
- a CDS encoding phytanoyl-CoA dioxygenase family protein; amino-acid sequence: MLSPAHIARYRDQGYLVVPDVLDAPTLATVRAEMARILEGARAVTTHTDMYDLEPGHRADDPRVRRVKTPHRFFPLFERLMRHPTLVAILGDLLGSAVRLHGSKINLKSPRYGSPVEWHQDWAFYPHTNDDLLAVGVMLDDCTSDNGPLLVVPGSHRGPTFDHHADGYFCGAIDPAAIRDLIARAVPLTGRAGAMSFHHVRLVHGSAQNVSSLPRTLLLYEYGAADAWPLMGVSDLADFDGRLITGEPTVEARVTAAPVRMPLPPARHQGSIYENQADASRRYFQLEEPSPSPRT
- a CDS encoding DUF6600 domain-containing protein, which gives rise to MRRICAGLLALMLLLGGAAPGLAGTAAPPAPAAPPPPAPPAPEAAPAPADAHAQAETPEATPPRISYLHGEVSFWRPGAHDWVPATLNMPLAPGDVLYAGPAGNVEVQIGPRAFARAAYGAQLGLDNQEPDFVQLRATSGYVSVDLRELPSGHAVELDTPGAAFTMDRAGYYHAEVGTDATTFRTHRGGIATMTPSGGTAQPVAGNQQATIASGGTDEAAAPRVEMTVAAPLSTWDRWNYQRSDYLVQPASARHLSPGVYGAEALDRSGTWRTVETYGSVWVPAGVPAGWSPYTTGRWIWDPRFGWTWLDDAPWGWAPYHYGRWVHLGPEWAWAPGPVIVRPAYSPALVVFLGGPVVVGRPLYWAPLGWGEPVIRWWGPPRVVGVAWWGGWGGPRVVNNVVVNRTTTVNVTHITTYRNVTVTNAVVGVPAERFGQGSARPTRVADAEARRLAPVAGAPEVRPVAASLAPARGAATAARPPEAARSRPVVATRAPQDPAPTLRAQGLPATPAATSPPKPRIVPAPARAATPPAPTAATAPPPRGATAPGRAAPDSGQPPDRGAATRGPRSTGAHSDAVPSPTPSLRRQAPPPAPPAPSAQGAPVPQAERPRGESPRRGGGNERGHDRSGERSQDKGGQPRGDRER
- a CDS encoding TIGR03619 family F420-dependent LLM class oxidoreductase is translated as MKFGVNLISFGPGASPESLSRWAAFAENIGYHFMMLGDHVAITPDVQGRYPAPFYDPFTTLGWLAGMTRRVELGFTVIVLPYRHPLETARMAANLDRLSGGRLIFGIGVGWARQEFEVLGLPFERRGAMTDDYVGALKAAWTQDVASYQGRFVSFKDVYTAPRPLRKPHPPIWVGGSSDAALRRTVRHGDAWHPIRSRIAYLRDEGMPKLRAIADQEGKPVPALCPRIRLRITDQAMPEERRLAGEGTLDQVRRDLDALQKLGASYVCLDTFADDIEGSRNHEAAWRMLAGLAERALDLDRQSLR
- a CDS encoding DinB family protein, whose protein sequence is MDAVDFWLLRYETLHGFLVDDLTDTLTEAHLRGRPVPGVNPVAWLLWHAMRIEDVCVNRFLADRPQVLDAGWLDRLAVARRDVGTGMTDAQVDDFSARIDLDGLRGYCRAVTRTTLDRVPMLRATDLETIVPADRVERVCTSEGAVDPSAAWLTEFWAGGRSRGWVLLQTSLLHVYGHYFEGLTVKGLWGARSR
- a CDS encoding NAD(P)/FAD-dependent oxidoreductase encodes the protein MATDFDVAVIGGGPGGSSAATALARRGRRVLLLERDRFPRFHIGESQLPWINGVLDELGAHEAVAKAGFVEKWGASFWEIDGSPAAYVDFTAAWETPMPQTYQVPRARFDEVLLRHAERCGVVVREGHRALDAAFEPDGVTLRYASSDGVEQTARVAIVVDASGRAGFLSRKVGGYDTDPLLQHVAVHAQYEGIPRPDGRAAGDIRVLTRTDVGWIWLIPISETVTSVGAVVPQALHRRESKATPDESLDHYLASTPAAPGLLKDARRVSPSRYDADYSYLARTIAGDRWVAVGDASCFLDPIFSTGVLMAMQGGLEAGEAIDAGLRAGDLSARRFADYERIVRRRYHYFRRFVVGFYDPYFRRLLFRRSRRFGLYEAVLSALAGNWRPSLGTRLRIQIFFAIVELKRRLRVAPPQDAGVWRQ
- a CDS encoding amidohydrolase is translated as MSRDELKRQVFAAIDRRAGEIVGIGERIRKQPEMGFKEVKTAGLVQETLGRLGLTPRTGLAMTGVRADASGRGGAGPTFAIIGELDGLRVTGHPEADPRTGAAHACGHNAQIAGMLGAAMGLLESGALDHLTGTLAFFAVPAEEGGDIEWRQGQIAAGRLEFPCGKQELMRLGHFDDVDLAMMIHTNWRADDGKAGVPASNNGRVGKTARFIGRAAHAGGAPHLGVNALYAAQIALTAINAVRETFRDEDSIRVHPILTHGGSQVNVIPGEARLEMYVRGKTVEGVADASRRVDRALRAGALAMGAQVEIDTLPGPMPLHCDRTMARFFEATARGLVGDAHYHDIPHRSGSTDMGDLSQVMPVLHPYMGGARGPGHSADFAIVDPDLGYVQPAKALAAMAVDLLADGAAGAREVLAGPRPAMTREGYLAFQRGITRRERYDGGDPT